The Paenibacillus sp. FSL R7-0204 genome includes a region encoding these proteins:
- a CDS encoding aldo/keto reductase — MQYIKLGHSGLEVSPVCIGCMGFGDPLSGYPGWALGEDGSRLVIRHAIEAGINFFDTANLYSHGTSEESVGRALKDYATRENVVIATKLGAPMRSGPNSFGLSRKAIMTEIDHSLRRLGTDYIDLYQIHRADPFTLWEETLEALHDLVKMGKVRYLGASTMRTWQFAKALHLQKEHGWARFITMQHNYNLIAREEENEMIPLCADEGIQTMVFSPLSRGVLARPWGAQTARSATETGAAQYFQATAAADQKIVAAIGQVAEERGVSRAEISLAWLYRNPVVAAPIVGALKTSHIDDAIKALSIKLSDEEAARLEAAYTPRIDVNVRNSDPKSIACMAATVGHEVAIQVGGSELNGARGPCGVAWA, encoded by the coding sequence ATGCAATATATTAAGCTAGGCCACTCCGGCCTCGAAGTTTCACCGGTCTGCATCGGTTGCATGGGCTTTGGAGATCCCCTCAGTGGTTACCCTGGCTGGGCGCTGGGCGAGGATGGCAGCCGTCTTGTGATCAGACATGCGATTGAGGCAGGGATCAACTTCTTTGATACCGCTAATTTGTATTCACACGGAACCAGTGAGGAAAGCGTCGGCAGGGCGCTCAAGGATTACGCGACACGGGAGAACGTCGTCATTGCCACCAAACTGGGTGCTCCCATGCGTTCAGGACCTAATTCATTCGGGCTCTCACGCAAGGCGATTATGACGGAAATTGACCACAGCTTGAGACGTCTTGGAACGGATTATATAGACCTGTACCAGATTCATCGGGCGGACCCTTTTACCCTGTGGGAAGAGACGCTTGAAGCCCTCCATGATCTCGTGAAAATGGGAAAAGTACGCTATTTGGGCGCCTCCACCATGAGAACTTGGCAGTTCGCAAAGGCCCTGCATCTCCAGAAAGAGCACGGTTGGGCCCGCTTCATCACCATGCAACACAACTACAACTTGATCGCCCGCGAGGAAGAGAATGAAATGATTCCCCTCTGTGCTGACGAAGGGATTCAGACCATGGTCTTCAGTCCGCTGTCGCGTGGTGTCCTGGCTCGGCCTTGGGGTGCACAAACAGCCCGCTCCGCGACCGAAACCGGTGCTGCCCAATACTTCCAGGCAACTGCGGCAGCCGACCAAAAAATCGTCGCGGCCATCGGTCAAGTGGCAGAGGAACGCGGGGTTAGCCGTGCCGAAATCTCGCTCGCTTGGCTGTATCGCAACCCCGTCGTTGCCGCTCCAATCGTCGGAGCCCTCAAAACCAGTCACATTGACGATGCCATCAAAGCCCTCTCGATCAAACTATCCGACGAAGAAGCTGCACGGCTCGAAGCTGCTTACACCCCTCGTATCGACGTAAATGTGAGAAATTCCGACCCGAAATCGATTGCCTGCATGGCCGCAACCGTTGGGCATGAGGTAGCGATTCAGGTGGGGGGAAGTGAATTGAACGGAGCAAGAGGCCCATGCGGGGTTGCATGGGCCTGA
- a CDS encoding FecCD family ABC transporter permease, with amino-acid sequence MIKQRYTVQRGILVNVVLMVLILMFAVISMNSGKMNLSPLEVLNVLLGNGTGKQNLILFDFRMPRIVLSILVGLGMGAAGVVMQSLLRNDMASPGTLGISSGSGLFVLFFVVFIASAGKSSFIALPLLAFVGGLLAAGLIFLLSYHRGRNLSPIGLILTGVALGSGYGALTTFLTLKLDDSQMDFMLNWLAGSLWGADWRYIAVLAPWVLILIGYIFYKSRMLNTLHLGYQTAEGLGLSVKRQFLGLSIAAVALSSGSVAVGGSFFFVGLIAPHMARKLVGPDHKLLIPAASLTGGLVVVLADTITRTVNLGGDVPTGIVITVISVPYFLYLLAKAN; translated from the coding sequence ATGATCAAGCAGCGTTATACGGTGCAACGGGGTATCCTCGTCAATGTAGTGCTTATGGTGCTTATCCTTATGTTTGCTGTCATTAGCATGAATTCCGGCAAGATGAATCTTTCACCGCTAGAAGTGCTGAATGTCCTCCTTGGAAACGGTACCGGCAAGCAAAATCTGATCCTGTTCGATTTTCGAATGCCACGAATCGTACTGTCGATCTTGGTAGGTCTGGGAATGGGCGCGGCTGGGGTCGTGATGCAGAGTTTGCTGCGCAATGACATGGCTAGTCCGGGGACACTGGGGATTAGTTCAGGATCGGGTTTGTTTGTCCTGTTCTTCGTAGTATTCATCGCATCGGCAGGAAAAAGTTCCTTCATTGCCCTGCCGCTGCTGGCCTTTGTTGGCGGTCTGCTGGCGGCGGGATTGATCTTCTTATTATCGTATCACCGTGGGCGAAACCTCTCGCCAATCGGTCTGATCTTAACCGGGGTCGCACTCGGAAGCGGGTATGGGGCGCTGACCACCTTCCTGACACTCAAGCTGGATGATTCGCAGATGGACTTCATGCTGAATTGGCTGGCGGGGAGCTTGTGGGGCGCTGATTGGCGCTATATTGCCGTACTGGCACCATGGGTCTTGATTTTAATCGGCTATATTTTCTACAAGTCCCGGATGCTGAACACCCTCCATCTGGGCTATCAAACGGCAGAAGGGCTGGGACTTTCCGTGAAGCGGCAGTTTTTGGGGTTGTCGATCGCTGCTGTTGCTTTATCCTCTGGCAGTGTGGCTGTTGGCGGAAGCTTCTTCTTCGTTGGTTTGATTGCTCCGCATATGGCAAGGAAACTGGTCGGGCCTGATCACAAATTACTCATTCCGGCTGCCAGCCTGACCGGCGGATTAGTCGTGGTGCTGGCTGACACGATTACGCGCACGGTTAACCTGGGGGGAGATGTGCCGACGGGAATCGTTATTACGGTCATCAGTGTTCCGTACTTTCTTTATTTACTAGCGAAGGCCAATTAG
- a CDS encoding M56 family metallopeptidase yields the protein MHGFLDILIYNSISMSAVTLIFMVIMPVVSKRYTAKWCYICWIIIGLLWVFPCRPLIDFLIIPIKIPEVPIIPNRSDIGISTITGDAVYIQAFYYLKWMLPAIWLIGALSISVYHFLRHRYFIKMIRRWSAPVTDLNSELMLKNLCIELNINKNVELRECKVITSPMMIGFFHPVILLPPLQISDTELFLILKHEVVHFKRYDLWYKTLILTATVLHWFNPIVYLMAKKVVSQCEFSCDEIVLKGADLQRRRQYGEAIIKIVKYGAKFQTALSKNFYGGKQNMKNRLSLIMNTKQKKSGIIVLGIIFLGALMTGATLAAATNSKESTTPGVIVANPESNSDTDNEENHLRELLRNYHSNNANSNDLKESYQTKVVIGPPNSDKDSDTLITPLKELLKKYR from the coding sequence ATGCACGGTTTTTTAGATATTCTTATCTATAATTCCATTTCAATGTCTGCTGTAACCCTTATTTTCATGGTAATAATGCCAGTCGTATCAAAGCGATATACTGCAAAGTGGTGTTACATATGTTGGATTATTATTGGATTACTTTGGGTTTTCCCTTGTCGACCTCTAATTGACTTTTTGATAATCCCAATAAAAATTCCTGAAGTACCTATTATCCCCAACCGCTCAGATATAGGCATTTCTACCATTACCGGAGATGCTGTATATATTCAGGCATTTTATTATTTAAAGTGGATGCTTCCAGCAATTTGGCTAATAGGTGCATTAAGTATCTCTGTTTATCATTTTTTGCGGCACAGATACTTCATAAAAATGATACGTCGTTGGAGTGCTCCTGTGACTGATCTTAATAGCGAATTAATGTTAAAAAATCTGTGTATAGAGCTTAACATTAATAAAAATGTAGAACTGCGAGAATGCAAAGTTATAACAAGTCCCATGATGATTGGCTTTTTCCACCCTGTCATTTTGCTGCCGCCTTTACAAATTTCAGACACTGAATTATTTCTAATACTGAAGCACGAGGTAGTTCATTTTAAAAGGTATGATCTTTGGTATAAGACCTTAATCCTAACGGCTACTGTGCTTCACTGGTTTAATCCAATAGTCTATCTAATGGCAAAGAAGGTGGTCTCACAATGTGAGTTCTCGTGCGATGAAATCGTATTAAAAGGTGCAGACTTACAGCGTAGAAGACAATATGGTGAAGCCATTATTAAAATTGTTAAGTACGGAGCAAAATTTCAAACTGCATTATCAAAAAATTTTTATGGAGGAAAACAGAATATGAAAAATCGACTTTCACTTATTATGAATACTAAGCAAAAGAAATCAGGGATTATTGTCCTTGGAATAATCTTTTTAGGTGCTCTGATGACCGGTGCCACTCTGGCTGCAGCTACTAATTCAAAAGAATCTACTACCCCAGGAGTAATTGTGGCAAATCCTGAAAGCAATAGCGATACGGACAATGAAGAGAATCATCTCCGTGAGTTGTTACGGAACTACCATAGTAATAATGCTAACTCTAATGACCTAAAGGAATCCTATCAAACCAAAGTGGTTATCGGACCACCTAACAGCGATAAAGATAGCGATACCTTAATAACCCCTCTGAAGGAGCTATTAAAGAAGTATCGCTAA
- a CDS encoding RNA polymerase sigma factor → MLPFGPTFLSLKVRLEDRILKQESEGGLDRLGGEKMKLDQEQRVLIEKLFLEMINPLSAYAKKVLHNHLLAEEAVQETFRIACTRANKLLSSSNSKGWLFITLKNVIKNTIRNFTHVNSKLFFSINLDEDLLIGHIDTLKVDFLYSDLVNIEDYKLIKKIALDKYTVVETAHELGISVETCKKRVQRAKKRLKKYLQVDLN, encoded by the coding sequence ATGCTTCCCTTTGGCCCTACGTTTTTATCCCTGAAGGTTAGGTTAGAAGATAGGATATTAAAACAAGAAAGTGAAGGTGGCTTAGACAGATTAGGCGGTGAGAAAATGAAGCTCGATCAAGAGCAACGAGTATTAATTGAAAAGCTTTTCTTAGAGATGATAAATCCATTATCTGCTTATGCAAAAAAAGTTTTACATAATCACTTATTGGCTGAAGAAGCTGTCCAAGAGACATTTCGAATAGCATGCACAAGAGCCAACAAGTTGTTGTCCAGTTCAAATTCAAAGGGATGGCTGTTCATTACACTTAAAAATGTTATTAAAAACACGATTCGCAATTTTACTCATGTTAATAGCAAATTATTTTTCTCTATTAATTTAGATGAAGATTTATTAATAGGGCATATTGATACACTTAAGGTTGATTTTTTATACTCAGATTTGGTAAATATTGAGGACTATAAGTTAATAAAAAAAATTGCTTTGGATAAATATACTGTGGTTGAGACAGCGCATGAACTTGGGATATCAGTTGAGACTTGTAAAAAAAGAGTTCAAAGAGCCAAAAAGAGACTAAAGAAATATTTGCAAGTTGATCTGAATTAA
- a CDS encoding FecCD family ABC transporter permease: protein MKNKPEQNRRGAVNFTMYMVVGLGLTVLMSAASISFGAADMRLATAWEAIFRFDPTLTEHQIIQTLRLPRTVADLIVGCSLAVCGAIMQGTTRNPLADSGLMGISSGAAFAIALCLAFLPGYSYGQMMLFACLGAALATGITYFIASLGKRGMTPQRLVLAGLSISMLFGALSQYLAINYNLGRALAFWTAGSTAGAKWEELLIISPLFAGGVLLALALAPSVTLLSLGDDVASGLGIRSGLVKGLSTITVLVLTGLAVVVVGPIGFVGLITPHIVRYMVGVDYRYIIPAAALYGALLTVSADLAGRLINRPFETPIGIIFSIIGVPYFLFLARRQRREFE from the coding sequence ATGAAAAACAAGCCTGAACAAAATCGTCGTGGGGCGGTGAACTTCACCATGTACATGGTGGTAGGGCTTGGATTAACGGTTCTCATGTCAGCGGCGTCGATTAGCTTTGGTGCCGCTGACATGAGGTTAGCGACTGCATGGGAGGCTATTTTCCGGTTTGATCCAACGCTCACTGAACATCAAATTATTCAAACCCTACGTCTTCCGCGTACTGTAGCCGATCTGATCGTCGGGTGCAGCCTTGCGGTTTGTGGTGCGATCATGCAGGGGACAACGCGTAATCCGCTGGCCGACTCCGGGCTGATGGGAATCAGCTCCGGGGCAGCATTCGCGATTGCGCTGTGCCTGGCCTTCCTACCGGGGTATTCGTATGGGCAGATGATGCTGTTTGCTTGTCTGGGAGCAGCGCTCGCGACCGGGATCACGTACTTCATCGCGTCACTGGGCAAGCGCGGGATGACACCTCAGCGGCTGGTGCTGGCAGGGCTGTCCATCTCCATGCTGTTTGGCGCACTCAGTCAGTATTTGGCGATCAATTACAACCTGGGCCGGGCCTTGGCATTCTGGACCGCAGGCAGTACAGCCGGGGCCAAGTGGGAGGAATTACTGATTATCTCTCCTCTATTTGCTGGAGGTGTACTGCTGGCGTTGGCGCTGGCTCCTTCTGTTACTCTGCTTAGTCTGGGAGATGATGTGGCAAGTGGACTCGGTATTCGCAGCGGACTGGTCAAGGGGCTGTCGACAATTACCGTGCTCGTGCTGACTGGATTGGCTGTTGTCGTGGTTGGCCCAATCGGTTTTGTGGGTCTGATTACCCCGCATATTGTACGATACATGGTCGGTGTCGACTACAGGTACATTATTCCGGCTGCGGCGCTATATGGTGCGTTGCTGACCGTATCGGCCGATCTGGCTGGCCGTTTAATCAATAGGCCGTTCGAAACACCGATTGGTATTATTTTTTCTATCATTGGTGTGCCGTACTTTCTCTTCCTGGCCCGCAGGCAAAGGAGGGAATTCGAATGA
- a CDS encoding ABC transporter ATP-binding protein: MRTAWRVLMGARKYWLQLGIGFAGIVMATIAGFYLPWALRSLTQLATEGSSRFAAEALKIGLLLLGATCLQAIGTSLAGYMNHYAALHYVADLRTRLYSKYQQMSLRYFHRSRTGDLTGRVVNDAMEAEIYIAHAIPDFIINGLTFIGVGILLLTINVKLALISLITIPLLLAITVWQSKRLSPLWGENSKARGEIAGKVQENLSGMKEIQIFNRQEEERGNVARLAMKHTKTYLRASLFYETSVPLLAFVTALGTVLVVILGGRLMATGEVSIADIIGFIAYLGMFYQPVKSFSGLVEMSGRAAAGLKRVYDVLEEEEDIQEKRNAVHLPRIQGQISFQNVTFVYPDGAPVLEGLNLTIDPGKTVALVGTTGVGKTTLASLVNRFYDPQTGSIQVDGIDIRDVTLSSLRDNISMVLQDTFLFDGTVYDNIAYGWADATGKDVMAAAKAAKAHDFIAQMEQGYDTVIGERGVRLSGGQKQRISIARAILRNAPILILDEATSALDTKTEQEIQQALDEISKDRTTLVIAHRLSTVRHADQIVVLEGTEIAETGTHEELLRSGGIYARLYATQAS, encoded by the coding sequence ATGAGAACCGCATGGCGTGTCCTGATGGGCGCACGGAAATACTGGCTGCAGTTAGGCATTGGATTTGCCGGTATCGTGATGGCCACGATTGCCGGGTTTTATTTGCCTTGGGCGCTCCGCTCGTTGACCCAATTGGCGACCGAAGGCAGCAGCCGGTTTGCCGCGGAAGCGCTGAAGATTGGTCTGTTGCTGCTTGGAGCCACCTGTCTGCAAGCCATCGGAACATCACTGGCCGGCTATATGAACCATTATGCGGCACTTCACTATGTGGCAGATTTAAGAACAAGATTATATAGCAAGTATCAGCAAATGAGCCTGCGCTATTTCCATCGAAGCCGGACGGGTGACTTAACCGGGCGCGTTGTGAATGATGCGATGGAAGCGGAAATTTACATTGCCCATGCCATTCCTGACTTTATAATCAACGGGCTGACTTTTATTGGAGTAGGCATCCTGCTCTTGACGATCAATGTGAAGCTGGCACTGATCAGTCTGATCACAATTCCGTTGCTGCTTGCGATCACGGTATGGCAAAGCAAACGCTTGTCACCGCTATGGGGAGAGAATTCCAAGGCGCGGGGAGAAATTGCTGGCAAGGTGCAGGAGAACTTGTCGGGCATGAAGGAAATCCAAATTTTCAATCGGCAGGAGGAGGAGCGGGGCAACGTTGCTCGTCTGGCTATGAAACATACGAAGACCTATTTGCGCGCCAGTCTGTTCTATGAGACCTCTGTGCCGTTGTTGGCATTTGTGACCGCGCTGGGTACCGTGCTTGTCGTGATACTAGGCGGCAGATTGATGGCAACAGGCGAGGTAAGTATTGCTGATATCATCGGATTCATCGCCTACCTGGGTATGTTCTATCAACCGGTAAAGTCCTTTTCCGGCTTAGTGGAAATGTCCGGGCGAGCTGCCGCTGGTCTTAAACGGGTATATGATGTGCTGGAAGAGGAGGAAGACATACAGGAGAAGCGAAATGCAGTCCATTTGCCGCGTATACAAGGACAGATATCCTTTCAGAATGTCACATTCGTATATCCGGATGGTGCTCCTGTACTAGAAGGGCTGAACCTGACTATTGATCCTGGAAAGACGGTGGCGCTTGTAGGTACAACCGGTGTAGGAAAGACGACATTGGCCAGTCTCGTTAACCGGTTCTACGACCCGCAGACCGGTTCAATTCAAGTGGATGGCATCGACATTCGTGATGTGACACTCTCCAGCCTGCGTGATAATATCTCGATGGTGCTGCAGGATACCTTCCTGTTTGACGGCACGGTGTATGATAATATCGCTTATGGATGGGCGGATGCGACCGGGAAAGATGTGATGGCCGCAGCGAAGGCGGCGAAAGCGCATGATTTCATAGCACAGATGGAGCAAGGCTACGATACGGTGATTGGTGAACGCGGAGTACGATTGTCAGGAGGGCAGAAGCAGCGGATTTCGATCGCACGGGCAATTCTGCGTAATGCACCGATCCTCATTCTGGATGAAGCGACATCGGCGCTGGATACCAAGACCGAGCAAGAGATTCAGCAGGCGCTGGACGAAATATCGAAGGATCGCACAACACTGGTGATTGCCCATCGCCTATCGACGGTCCGTCATGCCGACCAGATCGTCGTGCTGGAGGGCACAGAGATTGCCGAGACGGGTACGCATGAGGAACTGCTGCGTAGCGGCGGCATTTATGCACGATTGTATGCCACGCAAGCTTCTTGA
- a CDS encoding BlaI/MecI/CopY family transcriptional regulator — translation MLEILKKLPDAEFDIMKVVWENNEPITTSIIMQQLERKKTWKTQTVGTLLSRLVERGFVRTEKNGKERTYFSLISKEDYLNFETSDFVERFDGNSITTLVARLFEGNKIKDSDLNQLSKWLREKKD, via the coding sequence ATGTTGGAAATATTAAAAAAACTTCCTGACGCAGAGTTTGACATTATGAAAGTAGTTTGGGAAAACAATGAACCTATCACAACCAGTATCATTATGCAACAATTGGAAAGAAAAAAAACTTGGAAGACACAGACAGTTGGTACCCTTTTGTCAAGATTAGTTGAACGTGGATTTGTCAGAACTGAAAAAAATGGTAAAGAACGAACTTATTTCTCGCTGATTAGCAAAGAGGACTACCTTAATTTTGAAACAAGTGACTTTGTAGAGCGTTTTGATGGAAATTCTATTACAACCTTGGTAGCACGTTTATTTGAAGGAAACAAAATAAAAGATAGTGACCTTAATCAACTTTCAAAGTGGTTAAGAGAAAAGAAGGATTAA
- a CDS encoding AraC family transcriptional regulator has product MQEEAEARQIFTPEMIDTMARIWTRSIITLIDVRFENLASAYPLEQYKMPSSMFIYACGGEAQIQLNETTFGMERFGLVHGGKGSLLSIWPKRESVKTFMVFYKAESPLFHKKHLQQLLEQVNPFVQQFGYTPSNPILLLDWFQQMLNDWNRGKAMDQLQAKGFLYQLIHRVYRDFEGGEIRYLQPFPASSAKIYLDKHYREPIMFQDIAAMFGISGGQLTRLFKKKEGMSLQEYLIQKRIEAACHDLKYTEATIKEIATGSGFADEKNLFRMFKKYYKMTPSDYRKINAPSMQVDGIDNDSHLHYNERELASLVKSYRDGESSMFGQVRSKEMIFVAAMSLMLLLTACTSGTPANNRGTVNPSAETGQTTQPEVQETKASEAVSQTRTISTVKGDVEVPGNPQRVVVDYLVGDVVALGVTPLGVARATKGETEAVYSNEIKDSINIKMEPEDVMALEPDLIILAWGEENYEDLSKIAPTIYVPYGDMTTEERIHFIGNVLNKPKEAEAVLSAYANKIEEAKLSLKNAGLADVTITMGEFGDKTNSIAGAKHAVGELVYNQLQMKAPSKVQSDIIDADKYWGQISMEVLPAYMGDYLIALGDTEVPADHAVWKSLPAVQHNRIVTVGSSLSWSTDIMTSSALIDHIVNQLLALAK; this is encoded by the coding sequence ATGCAAGAAGAAGCAGAAGCTAGACAGATATTTACACCAGAGATGATCGATACGATGGCCCGCATTTGGACACGTTCGATCATTACATTAATAGATGTACGCTTTGAGAATCTAGCGTCCGCATACCCTTTGGAGCAGTATAAAATGCCTAGCAGCATGTTTATCTATGCCTGTGGAGGGGAAGCGCAAATTCAACTGAATGAAACGACATTCGGAATGGAACGCTTCGGTCTAGTTCATGGCGGGAAGGGGAGCCTGCTCAGTATTTGGCCTAAAAGGGAGAGTGTGAAGACCTTTATGGTCTTTTATAAAGCGGAATCCCCTCTTTTCCACAAAAAGCACCTGCAGCAATTACTGGAGCAAGTCAATCCATTTGTTCAGCAGTTTGGTTATACACCAAGTAATCCCATTCTGCTGCTCGACTGGTTTCAACAAATGTTGAATGACTGGAACCGCGGCAAGGCGATGGATCAGCTTCAGGCCAAAGGGTTTCTATATCAATTGATCCATAGGGTGTATAGAGATTTTGAGGGGGGCGAGATTCGCTATCTCCAGCCCTTTCCAGCCAGTTCTGCCAAAATATATCTAGATAAACATTACCGGGAGCCGATTATGTTCCAGGATATTGCCGCTATGTTTGGGATCAGTGGCGGGCAATTAACGCGGTTGTTCAAAAAGAAGGAAGGGATGAGCTTACAGGAGTACCTCATTCAGAAAAGGATTGAAGCTGCTTGTCATGACTTGAAGTATACAGAGGCAACCATTAAAGAGATAGCAACAGGATCTGGATTTGCTGATGAGAAGAACCTGTTTCGGATGTTTAAGAAGTATTACAAGATGACGCCGAGTGATTACCGGAAAATAAACGCACCATCCATGCAGGTTGATGGTATTGATAATGATTCTCATCTTCATTACAATGAGAGGGAACTGGCGAGTCTAGTCAAGTCTTATAGAGATGGGGAATCAAGCATGTTTGGACAAGTACGAAGTAAAGAAATGATCTTTGTGGCGGCGATGAGCCTGATGCTGTTGCTGACGGCATGTACGTCGGGGACGCCAGCGAATAATAGGGGAACGGTGAATCCGTCTGCGGAGACCGGGCAGACGACACAACCGGAAGTACAGGAGACGAAGGCTTCAGAAGCAGTCTCGCAGACCAGAACGATATCTACAGTAAAGGGCGATGTTGAGGTGCCTGGCAACCCTCAGCGTGTTGTAGTCGATTATCTGGTTGGTGATGTGGTAGCTTTGGGTGTAACTCCTCTTGGTGTGGCGAGAGCGACAAAGGGTGAGACAGAGGCGGTGTATTCTAACGAGATTAAAGATTCAATTAACATAAAGATGGAGCCGGAAGATGTCATGGCTCTTGAGCCTGATCTGATCATATTAGCATGGGGCGAAGAGAATTATGAGGATTTATCCAAAATTGCCCCGACCATTTATGTCCCTTATGGTGATATGACTACAGAAGAGCGTATCCATTTTATTGGCAATGTTCTGAATAAGCCGAAAGAGGCTGAGGCTGTTTTGAGTGCTTATGCTAACAAAATCGAAGAAGCGAAGCTATCCCTTAAGAATGCAGGCCTTGCAGACGTGACGATTACGATGGGAGAATTCGGTGATAAAACGAACTCCATCGCTGGAGCCAAACATGCGGTTGGCGAGCTTGTGTATAATCAGCTTCAAATGAAGGCACCGTCAAAAGTTCAATCTGATATTATTGACGCAGATAAATATTGGGGACAGATCTCTATGGAGGTCTTGCCCGCTTACATGGGGGATTATTTAATCGCCTTAGGAGATACGGAAGTTCCTGCTGATCATGCAGTTTGGAAATCACTACCTGCTGTGCAACATAACCGGATTGTAACGGTGGGTTCATCGCTATCTTGGTCCACGGATATAATGACCTCCAGTGCATTGATCGATCATATTGTCAATCAATTGCTGGCATTAGCTAAATAA
- a CDS encoding ABC transporter ATP-binding protein — translation MESITAEQIDIAYNDTLIVKELDLQIPRGQITSIIGPNGCGKSTVLKAVGRLLKPNNGTVYLNGADIRTLSTREVAKQMAILPQTPTAPSGLTVGQLVAYGRFPHQRGFGKLSKEDKQVVTWALSVTQLTAFEHREVDTLSGGQRQRVWIAMALTQQTDLILLDEPTTYLDLAHQLEVLELLYELNRSQQVTIVMVLHDLNLAARFSDYMVAIREGQVVEHGSPERVMTVQTLREVFAIDAEIMLEPRTGRPVYVTYELLRDKRRDQAADQGFLQAEEQKESIAT, via the coding sequence ATGGAAAGTATTACAGCAGAGCAAATTGATATTGCCTATAATGACACACTTATCGTCAAAGAACTGGATTTGCAGATTCCGCGTGGACAGATCACCTCGATTATTGGTCCCAATGGCTGCGGCAAATCAACCGTACTCAAGGCAGTCGGCCGGCTGCTCAAGCCGAATAATGGTACGGTCTATCTGAATGGTGCCGATATCCGCACACTGTCCACCAGGGAAGTCGCCAAGCAGATGGCGATTCTGCCGCAGACGCCAACCGCACCGAGCGGCTTGACAGTCGGCCAATTAGTCGCCTATGGGCGTTTTCCTCATCAACGGGGTTTCGGCAAGCTCTCCAAAGAGGATAAGCAAGTAGTCACCTGGGCGCTATCGGTTACACAGCTTACAGCGTTTGAGCATCGTGAGGTCGATACGCTCTCTGGCGGTCAGCGTCAGCGCGTATGGATTGCGATGGCGCTCACCCAGCAGACCGATCTGATCCTGCTGGATGAACCCACCACTTATCTGGACCTGGCGCATCAGCTCGAAGTGCTGGAACTGCTCTATGAACTGAATCGCAGTCAGCAGGTGACGATTGTGATGGTGCTGCATGACCTGAATCTGGCAGCGCGCTTCTCCGACTATATGGTGGCGATTCGTGAGGGCCAGGTGGTGGAGCATGGCTCGCCAGAGCGTGTAATGACGGTGCAGACGCTGCGTGAGGTGTTCGCTATTGATGCCGAAATTATGCTGGAACCGCGAACAGGGCGGCCGGTGTATGTGACGTACGAGCTATTGCGTGATAAGCGTAGAGACCAAGCAGCAGATCAAGGATTCCTGCAAGCTGAGGAACAGAAGGAGTCGATTGCCACATGA